The stretch of DNA GCAACTACTGGTTCTATATCTGTCATTCCCAACACGCTCATCTTGCCCAATCTTCCAGAAACAACTGGAAGTATTGCGCCAATTGTTCCTACAGGTGAAATTGTCATCACCGGATCAATTTTGATTCCCTCTTCTGTGTCTCAAACAGGTGCATTAGAAGCAATTGACACCTCTGAGGTCGACATCATTGCTGAAGAGGATCAACCCGCACCTACGCAAGGAATGGCACCAGTTAGTGCCGCATCTGCTGTCAGCGCCTACAACATCTCCAACACAGTCGTCACAACGCCCCGGGGTATGAACGAACGACTTCCTTTCATCCTCTCTGTAACAGCTGCCGGTTTGGCTGTGGGAGTGGTGGCTTTATTCGTTGCCGGTTATTTCTTAGGACTGTTCTAATTGGCTGCTACTGAAAACGCTCTTCGTCTGCTCGCAATTGCGGCTTCTGCTGCAGATGACAAGGGCGGAGAAGATCTCGTTGCACTAGATATTTCCGAACCTCTACCTTTAGTTGATATTTTCTTACTCGTTACTGGTCGTAACGAACGTAATGTCATCGCAATCTCTAATGAGATTGAAGACAAAATGATTGAAGCAGGCGTCAAAACCATCCGGCGCGAAGGCCGCGCAGAAGGACGTTGGATTCTTTTGGACTTTGGTGATCTTGTGGTTCACGTTTTCCATGAAGAAGAACGTATGTACTACGGGCTCGAGCGTTTGTGGAAAGACTGCCCGACAATTCCGCTCAAATTAGCACGCCCCTCTGAGGTGTAGTAATCTAAACAAGTTGTCACTGAGCAGTAGCTCAGAGACCAAGGGTCTGTGGCGCAGCTGGTAGCGCACCTGCATGGCATGCAGGGGGTCAGGGGTTCGAGTCCCCTCAGATCCACCAGAATCCCCGCCCAGGCGGGGATTTCTTGTTCTAATACTGATGGAGAATCATGTCTGAAGCTTTACCTGCATGCCCTGCATGTTCATCTGAATACACCTATGAAATGGGGGCTTTGTTGGTGTGCCCTGAGTGTGCGCACGAATGGAACCCTGATGAGGATCAAAGTTTAGATACCGCAGTAATCAAAGACGCTGTTGGAAATGTTCTCTCAGATGGCGATACAGTCACTGTGATTAAGGGTTTGAAGGTTAAGGGCTTTCCCCAAGACATCAAGGTAGGAACTAAGGTACGCAATATTCGATTAGTTCCTGACTCTGCGAACGGCCACGACATCGACTGCAAGGTTGATGGTTTTGGCCAAATGCATCTCAAATCCTCCGTAGTAAAGAAAGTTCTCTAAACGAGGTCTCTCCAATCCACTTCTGGCTCATCTGCTCCTCGTGGCGGGGGAGGGCCATCCTCAGCCCCAAAACCGATGCTGTCGGTGTGGATGCCAATTGACGCAGTAAATGCCCCAGTTGGCGGATTAATGACGACTTCCTCATCGCGGCGATACTGCAACACATTATCGATGTAGTCACGGACAGCTTCGTTGAGTGGAACATCTCGTCCTTGTTTTTGGGACATGAACCACCGATGCTCGAGAACCTGATGGAAAACTTCGGCTGGTTCTAGTTTGCTGTCTAAATTTTCTGGTACCGCTCTAATTACAGGTTCGAAAACGCGTGTAAGCCATAAATGTGCCACTACTTCTTCATCAAGATTAAGCAAGCTCACTGTTGCAGCGTACGCGTCTAGATCGTTGAGTAACCTTCGGGCTTGGTTTTCTTCAGTGTCTAATCCCGTCAACCGGAGCAGGCGTCTGGCATGGTGGCCTGAGTCAACAACCTTGGGTTGAATCTTGACGTGTGTGCCATCTTCATCTGTCTTGATAGAAAGCTCTTCAATATCGAACCCGAGCTCATTGAGTCTCTGAACTCGTTTGTTAATTCGCCACAGTTCATTTTGTTTCAATAACTCAGGATCGTTGAGCTCATGCCACAAGGTGTCATAAGAGGCCATGATGGATTCGCTCGTCGCGACAGGATCAATTGACGCATCTAGCTTCCCACCAGCCTGAATGTCCATCAACTCGCCAGCAATATTTACACGAGCAATCTCGAGATCATGTTTTCTTTGCCCCGGGGTGAGGTTGTCATACAAACGACCTGTTTCCGCATCGACTAGATAGGCTGCAAACGATCCAGCATCGCGCCTAAATAGGGTGTTTGACAAGGAAACATCTCCCCAGAAAAACCCAACGTTGTGGAGTCGAACCAAAAGCAGTGCAAGAGAGTCAACGAGACGCTGGGTCGTTTCTGGGCGCAACGTAGTTGAATACAAAGCCCTAAAAGGCATTGAGAATTTGAGATGCCTCGTGACCAATGCGGCGGCTAGCGGATTGCCCTCATCATCTTTACGCCCCTGAACAACAGCAACCGGTTCAACGCAGGGAACATCGATTTTCTGAAGATTCCGTAACATCTCATATTCGCTTTGGGCCATCTCGTCAGTGGTTTCTTTGATGGCAATGACGTAACCGTCAAGTTGAGCAAAGCGCACGATATGCCGAGAAATACCCTTGGGAAGAGCTGTGATCGTGTCATCTGGCCACATCTCTAAAGGAATACTCCACGGCAAGGTGAGCAAACTAGGCTCTACCGTTGACGCCGTGATGTTGAGGGACCCACTCATTGAATGTCCTTGTTGTTACTCAGGTGAAATATTGTTGCCCGCGATCGAAATCCGGATCGCGGGCAACAGTGGATCACAATGTGATGTGTTTTATAGCTTTACAGCACCTGAGAGACGCTCACCAGAAGAAGCGTCAAATACGTGAATGTGCTTCTCTTCGGGCATAACGAAGATTTCATCACCGCGAAGAGGGTGGTCTCGTCCGTCTACACGGACGGTAACCATGAGTTCTTCACCATTGATTGTTGAACGGCCATATAGATATCCATCTGCACCAAGTTCTTCAACAACGTCCACACTGACCTTGAGGCCTTTGTCTTTAGTAACAATAAGGTCTTCTGGGCGAATACCAATGGTGACAGGTCCGGTAGCCTTCTTGGTTACTTCTGAATCTACCTTTGCAGTAGCGTTTCCGAACTCGAGTCCGCCGCTGACGATAGTTGATGGCAGAAGGTTCATTGCAGGGGATCCAATGAAGCCGGCAACGAACTTGTTTGCCGGGCGTTCGTAAAGGTCACGTGGGGTACCAACCTGCTGAAGCACACCGTCTTTGAGAACAGCAATGCGGTCACCCATGGTGAGCGCTTCAATTTGGTCGTGGGTAACGTACACAGTTGTGACGCCCAGGCGGCGCTGCAATGAGGAAATCTGAGTACGAGTTTGTACACGCAGTTTCGCGTCCAAGTTGGACAAAGGCTCGTCCATGAGGAAAACCTGAGGCTTCCGAACGATTGCTCGGCCCATGGCAACACGCTGACGCTGTCCACCGGAGAGTGCCTTGGGCTTGCGGTCGAGGTACTGTTCGAGGTCGAGAAGTTTTGCAGCTTCGAGCACGCGTTCTGCTCGTTCTTCCTTACCAACACCAGCAATCTTGAGTGCGAAACCCATGTTTTCTGCCACTGTCATGTGAGGGTAAAGGGCATAGTTCTGAAAGACCATAGCGATGTCGCGGTCTTTGGGAGGCATATCCGTAACGTCACGATCTCCAATGAGAATGCGACCGCTGTTAACCTCTTCGAGGCCTGCGAGCATTCGCAAAGTTGTCGACTTACCGCAGCCGGAAGGGCCTACGAGAACGAGAAATTCGCCGTCAGCAACCTCGAGGTTGATTTTGTCTACTGCGGGCTTGTTCGTCCCGGGGTAGAGGCGAGTGGCGTTGTCAAATGTAACTGTAGCCATGATGAGTACTGCTCCTTCACCGGCAGGTACGTGCCGGACGATCCGTTGTGAATGGAAAGTGATACCCGTCTTTGGATATCACATTATCTAGTCTGTCATACATACAGGTTGGGGAATAGAACCCGGGTTCTCTGACTTATTACCAGTGGTAGAAGTTTTGAGAATGAGGATTATCGTGGCACAAAACGTGGAATTTGGTTTAGATACTTTTGGTGATGTCACTGTTGATTTACAAGGGAATCCTGTACCACATGATCAAGTTCTTCGAAATGTTGCGGCCGAGGCAGTACTTGCTGATCGCATTGGTTTGAACTTTTTCGGTATAGGGGAGCATCACCGATCTGACTTCGCTGTTTCATCACCTGAAGTTCTGCTCGGGGCAATAGCTGCTCAAACCAAAAACATTCATTTGGGTTCTGCTGTAACAGTGTTGAGTTCAGAGGATCCCATTCGTGTTTTTCAAAAGTTTTCTACATTAGATGCTGTTTCTCACGGCAGAGCCGAAGTCATCGTTGGCCGCGGTTCATTTACTGAGTCTTTCCCGTTATTTGGATACAACCTTCAGGATTACGAAAAGCTCTTTGAAGAGAAGCTCGATCTTTTTGCTCATTTGATCAATGGTGGGCCAGTTTCATGGGAAGGGACAATACGCCCTGCACTAGTCGAGCAAGAAGTTTTTCCACCGACTGCTTCTGGCAAGCTCAAGACCTGGATAGGTGTCGGGGGTAGTCCACAATCTGTTGTTCGTGCGGCCCAATATGGCCTTCCATTGATGCTTGCCATCATTGGGGGAGACCCGCTGCGGTTTAGGCCATATGTTGATCTTTATCACCAAGCATTGTCACAGCTGGAATTGCCCGCTTTGCCAATCGGTCAGCATTCACCTGGATTTATTGCCGCTA from Aurantimicrobium sp. MWH-Uga1 encodes:
- the rsfS gene encoding ribosome silencing factor, translating into MAATENALRLLAIAASAADDKGGEDLVALDISEPLPLVDIFLLVTGRNERNVIAISNEIEDKMIEAGVKTIRREGRAEGRWILLDFGDLVVHVFHEEERMYYGLERLWKDCPTIPLKLARPSEV
- a CDS encoding zinc ribbon domain-containing protein YjdM, whose amino-acid sequence is MSEALPACPACSSEYTYEMGALLVCPECAHEWNPDEDQSLDTAVIKDAVGNVLSDGDTVTVIKGLKVKGFPQDIKVGTKVRNIRLVPDSANGHDIDCKVDGFGQMHLKSSVVKKVL
- a CDS encoding DUF4032 domain-containing protein; its protein translation is MSGSLNITASTVEPSLLTLPWSIPLEMWPDDTITALPKGISRHIVRFAQLDGYVIAIKETTDEMAQSEYEMLRNLQKIDVPCVEPVAVVQGRKDDEGNPLAAALVTRHLKFSMPFRALYSTTLRPETTQRLVDSLALLLVRLHNVGFFWGDVSLSNTLFRRDAGSFAAYLVDAETGRLYDNLTPGQRKHDLEIARVNIAGELMDIQAGGKLDASIDPVATSESIMASYDTLWHELNDPELLKQNELWRINKRVQRLNELGFDIEELSIKTDEDGTHVKIQPKVVDSGHHARRLLRLTGLDTEENQARRLLNDLDAYAATVSLLNLDEEVVAHLWLTRVFEPVIRAVPENLDSKLEPAEVFHQVLEHRWFMSQKQGRDVPLNEAVRDYIDNVLQYRRDEEVVINPPTGAFTASIGIHTDSIGFGAEDGPPPPRGADEPEVDWRDLV
- a CDS encoding ABC transporter ATP-binding protein; translation: MATVTFDNATRLYPGTNKPAVDKINLEVADGEFLVLVGPSGCGKSTTLRMLAGLEEVNSGRILIGDRDVTDMPPKDRDIAMVFQNYALYPHMTVAENMGFALKIAGVGKEERAERVLEAAKLLDLEQYLDRKPKALSGGQRQRVAMGRAIVRKPQVFLMDEPLSNLDAKLRVQTRTQISSLQRRLGVTTVYVTHDQIEALTMGDRIAVLKDGVLQQVGTPRDLYERPANKFVAGFIGSPAMNLLPSTIVSGGLEFGNATAKVDSEVTKKATGPVTIGIRPEDLIVTKDKGLKVSVDVVEELGADGYLYGRSTINGEELMVTVRVDGRDHPLRGDEIFVMPEEKHIHVFDASSGERLSGAVKL
- a CDS encoding LLM class flavin-dependent oxidoreductase, encoding MAQNVEFGLDTFGDVTVDLQGNPVPHDQVLRNVAAEAVLADRIGLNFFGIGEHHRSDFAVSSPEVLLGAIAAQTKNIHLGSAVTVLSSEDPIRVFQKFSTLDAVSHGRAEVIVGRGSFTESFPLFGYNLQDYEKLFEEKLDLFAHLINGGPVSWEGTIRPALVEQEVFPPTASGKLKTWIGVGGSPQSVVRAAQYGLPLMLAIIGGDPLRFRPYVDLYHQALSQLELPALPIGQHSPGFIAATDEEAKNLMFPHYATMHERIGRTRGWPPLSRAQFEHEAGPEGALFVGSPETVANKLTRSIHGLGISRFDLKYSLGTLPHEHLMESIRLYGEVVVPRVREQLYELAQNI